The genomic stretch tcaaactccctcTGTAAACAGTGCTGGCTTCAAGAatggagatctacctgtctttgtctcccaaatgctgggattaaggtcatggtctgcctttgaaattttaaactcttaataACAAGTTGAGATCACAAATGGTAGGTAATGtacactggtcagaaatttacaaagacagaagcaggcagatctctgtgagttggaggccaccctggtctacaaagcgaactccaggacagccaggtgtccagtacattcaaagagaaactctggcctcaaggaaaaagaaaatagcccacaggattatagaatgagatctgatgtcctaatGCGGCATCCaaaatgttgttgctagcctcagcCCACCTCTTCGGGTCTTATCCTTAGAACTCAGCAACAGAACAGCTAGCTCAGCATTCCATATGGATTTTGCTCCCTGGTTCTTCTGGCTAGCTGAATCACGTGACCTTTTCCCCCTGTTTAAGGTTGGAGGAGCGGCAGTGATCACATGTCGGCTGCTGCAAAGAACTGGATTCTCCTCTCAGGTCATCCTCAGAAAAGCTATCTTTGCCGTGCAGTAAATGATCGGGAGGTCTGACCCTGGTTGCGGAACCTGTTTGCATTCCTGCTTGCAGAATACAGGGTTGTATTCCCACTTCATCCTTCCAGACCACCCTAGGAGATCtgtaagcctctgccctggaaattgctaggaatctttggaagggaaagaaagaagagtgtaggATGGACTAGAAACAGGGTTGAATGAGTTCCAGAAAGCAGGCTTCTGAAACTTGTGGACAACAACCTGCTGAAGAAGACAACTCTGAGAAACCAATTGGAAGCAACATGCAGAGACATCAGATGAGAGGAGCTGCCTCAGGAAAGGAGTCAGCTGGTTCCCAGGAAGAGAATGTTGAACCAGCTGTTCCAGGAAGATGGGGAGGTCACCCTGGTGAGAACTCCCCTTCTGGTTCAgtgcagaagacaaggaagaaccAGCAGAAGACTCCTGGCAATGGAGACGGTGGCAGTAGCAGCGAAATGCCCCAGCCCCCACGGAAGGAAAGGGCACGAGCCGATGCCACTGTGGAGAGTGAGGCGGCGTTGAAGAAGAACAGAGTggatgtggaagtggaagtgaagatTCCTGAAGAATTAAAGCCATGGCTGGTGGAGGACTGGGACTTGGTTACTAGGCAGAAGCAGTTGTTCCAACTCCCTGCTAAAGAGAATGTAGATGCCATTCTTGAGGAGTATGCCAAGTGTACCAAGTCCCAGCCAAGTGCTGACAATAAGGAGTATGCAGTTGATGAAGTTGTGGGTGGGATAAAAGAGTATTTCAATGTgatgctgggcactcagctgcTCTACGAGTTTGAAAGGCCCCAGTATGCTGAGATCCTGCTGGCTCACCCTGATGCGCCAGTGTCACACATCTATGGGGCACCACACCTACTGAGATTATTTGTGAGAATTGGGGCAATGTTGGCCTATATGCCCCTCGATGAGAAAAGCCTGTCATTACTGCTGGGctatttgcatgatttccttaagcATCTGGCAAAGAATTCTGCTTCGCTGTTTACTGCCAGAGATTACCAAGTGGCTTCTGCTGAGTATCACCGCAAAGCCCTGTGAAGGTCTACTGACCACTCGCTGTAGTCTGCTCTCTGTAAACACTTTTGTTTAGTCCTTTCAGTGTAGAAGTGACATTGTTTAAAACTGTCAGTGTAAATTAGGGCTTATTTTAGGTTGATTTCCTGTTGtgttgtaagaagaaataaacagagtGTCTCCTGACACCTTTCCTCACGTAAAAGTTGCTACCAGCGTATGCAGTAATtagacaaagaagaaattcagTAGAACATTTTATTGCCTAGTTGACGACATTGCTTGGATACTGGTGGTTCTATCCCTTTTGACACTACACAGTTTTCTAACACGTGTTAATGCTACATGGTGAGATGCCCTGGTTCCTAGTGCCAAAGGTTCAACTTAAATGTATATGCCTGAAAACCCATGCATTTGTGCTCTTATTTCTTGTTGTGCATGACCTGAACAGCCCATCCTCTGCAAATCCATTATTTGCTGTTCCTTAGGCATTCATGCTATCATTGCTCAAATTGTTGAAAGATGGtggtttgtttcctggtttctgtatttGAGTCTAATGCACGTTCTAACATGATAGAGACAATGCATTATTGTGTAGCCACAGTTTTCTGAAAAGATGATGGTTTGGGAATCGTATTTCAGATcttaaataaaattgtttctaaatttcaaagcataaaaaaaatgattctgtCCCTTTGCCTTCAATGCTTTCCTCCAGAGTCCAGTCCAAGTTCTCCCCAGCTGTtaaagacatatttcaaacaatTAGGTTCCCGGAGAattaagagcctttgtttattatgctcttggaaaacattttagaaacgttctgtaaatgtgaaaaagtaaatgcgtttattcattattaaatttaaaaaatcaaagagggaatcgaggtgtagctcagtggtagagtaatggcctaacacatacaatgctctaggccagttcaacctttacacaactatgaccctttaatacagttcctcatgttgtggtgacaccccaatcatgggctttttactcccacttaaagcactccttcctatacccacagtctagattttggcaactacctgcaaatattccacctcagaaatactaaatcctaaccagTCCTATACTACAacagaatatattaattaattatgacTTAGTTCACTTACAGTTAAATATAGGAATGGTGCTAGCATAATCAAgatgtcacttggtctataacacagcttttctcaatactctgacaaatgttaaaagcttagcaatatggaaagcccttaaacagaaaatctgatattttaacagaagtatctCCCTAAAGTACACAgcatgccactatgttaagccatcagggcaacaagACAAAGGACACAGGTTAGAGGTGTTAACAAGTTTTCCTGTATGAgtacagattcacccattcacaTCCAGCACATATGTGCAGCAGTATGGGAAGctaacagaatcagaattggcattagaaaattagcccacaatcccataggatGTGACTTTTATCAGCTAGAGTTCAAAATACAGTTTGCTTTGCCTTTACTTAGACTTCATTAATTCAAGTTACTGAGGTCAATACTTTCTCCCCTTCGCTGAGGATAGttcaaatatgttatgcaatgaagattatttCATCAAGTTGGGTAGaggtttacatctacaatctcagcactttggagttagaagcagaaaattaggaattcaaatttgctttcatctacacatagtgacttcaaggacagcctgggctacatgaggccctatcacagtggttctcaaccttcctaattctgagaccctttaatagagttcctcatgttgtggtgaaccccaaccataaaattatttcattgctgttttgtaaccgtatttttgttacatgtatgaatcataaatatacagattatctaatatgtgactcctttgacccccaaaggggttgtgacacacagtttgagagctgctgccccatcaaaaaatacaaaggagaacggtgagtggagaggacaaagaaaatgaaaatggtggAAAGTACCTAAattattttgtcaagctgggcctggtagtgttgacctgtcacccagctacttagtATACTGAAGGAGGCAACTTGCAAAAtcaatgactacatgggcaacttatatagaccctgtctcaaaaaattaaaacaagccaGGAATATAGCATAGcagtaagccatttagccagaatgcattgaaacgctacttaaaaaataaaaatcacattctgcattctaccctggagtttttgcctgtctcctgaatgattttttatatttgtgttcattacagttcttgtattataaagttctatggtttgcctaagacacaatgccatATATCCACACTACAGaaccacaagcacacaagatatttttactgtctaaaataccctctatacttagtctatttgatcccattccttggacaaccacattttttcactacctctactcttttaccctttctcCTTAGTCATTTtagacaggttgccttcacttaggaatatggagttcaaattcaacatgtctgcatgacctgatggctcacttcattagtcattgatcatatcccattacatcaaacttcttgggtctcttgattCCATCTGTTACTAATTAATGAAAGTTATCTgggttgctaccactttaaagatcatcagtaaatttggtgcaaacattgaccagcagagaaagtttaggtattcagatgagctaggcaaatatttgggtatactgctaatgggaagtaggataaacatatagtttgctgtgttagtactGCCAACCATCCCCAAAGTGGCTATACCATTGTGAatccccactaacaataatttgaggttttgttgttagatagccacaccaacacctggcacactctcaggttatggttaaaatttagccgttctaacatgtgtatttcctgtttggggttttgggttgttttgtttttaaagaggcttttcatttcaattaagtaggtgtgaagaacacaccttcaagaagaatctaaggctgcagagtcagacatgtgcaatgctagcacaaacaccagtggggactgacctagTCTTGCAGATCATTAGAACTTGACAGGTGTGTggttacaaagttccacactccttagtaattaccccagcctcaccctcacagggtcctgttatttctaatgcacagttgtatggaaaacaaggttttctccacaatgcatttgtggcattgcagcaagaacttcctgttgtcttcttatagaacatgCTATATGAAGACTTCACGTTTAAagtttatctaattctctgaatctttcattgggattttttcttcttcttcttcttccagaacAAGCTTAAAcgagaatctcttaaaaggcctcaaatgcccttgatttccttcataagcctatccttccaccacccttaccagaaaagccatggccatggcctttcatcagtatcacagtccactttcACTGCTACTACCCTATCAGTCAATAtggtaaaagatcactgccataagttcatcacctggtctttctcagtgctacctacattatgttcagaaatcttcagtcaacctgtttccgttgttctaaaaggatcatccacttcgtcttcattcatgttaagctttttaagcttggtgagtttatttttcaaagaaaatgggaggccattagatgtagtcaaagtcagctctctactctgctattccaatgtgatccatgtccacaccagcctgACTTCCAtggtctttttctcctctccaggacctactacctgtgttctgcaaagactgctactggtctttacctcatcacccctcaaactaagtatctttagcaatttcttcttgaattttacctCACCCTTTGGGAACACAACGTCCTCACAAttactcacttttatcacaaCGTTACAGTGCCTCTGTGTGATAAaccattgtccctgtcagtattgtattaaggttggtattgagtaacaaaTTTACCTTTACCTAAAATCATAGTCTTATACCAATTaaaacatcacttcagttttacttacaaactgaatgaagacggatgcagaactaatacaactgctgtcacattactttcaaaagtcttgatTACGTGGGATTTCCATCTACCCTGATGATATTAGAATCTTGCCCTCTGccaaaatgtaaccaaatattggtCATTAAAAGCAGAGATGTTTTTCCCTTAACGTTTTAAAGATAAccattctatgttcctcaagcatgccctttctgccacatcctctctacttggaacctccactcattctttcaactcctgacagtttggttttatttccatcatgaaattCAGACTGTtatccctaaggctacaatggtcttattccaaaaccagtgatcaattttccaggtctatccactacacactacactTTCCACTATATACagcacctcttcctcctttctaatttccacagCTTAGTTCCCATGACACTACTCTTCTTTCCACCCAGGTACATTGAAACAGCTTCTTCTTGGGTCTCCATCTGCCTGTTAAGGATGtattaatgttctgcctctgccacagCTATGTTCCTTTCTTACTTCCATAGTTCAGGTCCCATGACAATACTCTCCTTTCCAAccaggtacctcaaaacagtttcttcttgggcctcTATCTGCCTGTTAATGTtgcattaatgttctgcctctgccatagctctctccctccatacagtaaaacactgtcagTTCAACTATCTCCTCCAGGTAAGTCCCCAAACAGGGCTAACAataatccctcttcccaggcttcagataacttacaaacccttcccaggtggaaggtcctcacattgtccctaatgaagaaagcagggctcagactgtgtggtgccacaatactctgcattttattactactcACATTCCAatctaagccaacacatgtgttatggttCTACTTGTGAACTGTTCTTCACAAGCACatgtttaaaattggtcccttgctgtgagatctatcagggaagtatgttggaaACTTAAAGAGGTGGTATCCATTGAGTTTcaataagtgagtggttgagggtggatCAGAGGTGTTATTTCCCGATCCATAGaacaaaggaagcagcctcagagtcctgttgcctccaagaaccccaacatgccttccccactatggaggactgtgtaaccctcaaaaggatgaacagaaataaaccaatcctcCCCCATGTTGTTTCTCCAACTCCTTTTCTCACAgtgttgagaaaagtaactaatccaacgttagcaccctgtgtgaagattactaactcatatagtaacACATGTGAAAAGCTCTAGACAATAAAATGTATAGTTCCTCAGCAGGCATCATACCtccccagagcttcaaatgagaaggaaagataagccagtcacagagcaaagatccaaaatctgcaactgtagctgagtctcagctaTAGAATTGGTATAGCTTCAtgaatttccatggctgagaTCACTTAAAGACCCTTGATTCCAGAACTTACTCTGGTCCTTCTGtgaggatttcttttctttcagcaaCTCCTGATTTCCCTGAAAATCTCATACCAAGATTCCATTTTCtagggcctggcatggtggcacacacccttaatcccaacattcagaaagctgagaggtaaatggatctcttgagttaaaagccagcctcgtctatatagtaacttccaggccagccaaggctacattgtgagatcctgtttcataaacaaacaaaagattctcattttcaattatcctcaaggatattataatGCAGTGCTAACATCATTCAAACCaatttgattcaaggtttactttaagGAATCAATAGAGCTAGGTAAGTCATACttctctcattattcctcatattcctcatatattcctcagaaatatatatgcatttctctatcccttcccactatgcatgttacattctttaaagcaacagatttctaaaagaattggcatttttttcttgtaCACTAATTCTATCTTTCAATCAgtgtgtggtcttaaattaaaatatgagtcaggcactttctttttaaaatctcttgaTGATTCTCTACGTCccacagaataaagtctaagcttacagatccaaacacttaaaataatggtttactccatgcttttgactttcatacactctgccctagacctttctCTTATCTTTTAAGTTTGGCTACCGAGCTTAACTTTTCCATGAaacagcagtgtttctcaactgtAGGTTGGGGTCCATTGGGGGCGGGGTCAAATGATTCTTTCACAAGAGTTGCCTAagaacatcagaaaacagatgcttacactgcaattcatagtattagtaaaattacagttatgaagtagcaacaaatataattttgtggttggagtcaccacaacatgaggtcacagcattaggaagtatgagagccagcctgagttagaggctcctatcttccacatTATCATTCTAAAATAtcccccactacttcattttgttttcttttaactctgtacagtcaaagacagtattttaatcctctttaagcccagaaactTGCACCAAGTAAAAATGGAAtttacatgaatgaatgaatgagttgagtagacaaggcatacgaaattaacagaattttctgctagtttttttctgagtataattattaagttccatcaaagcaaatttatcaaaacTTTAGCAAGGATATTcaagggaaaactcagttcacttctaattaattgatttttttttgttttgatacaagaTCTTAGTATGAAAAACAGGCTAgcaaaataaaactctgtgtcttcaacctcccacacatcct from Meriones unguiculatus strain TT.TT164.6M chromosome X, Bangor_MerUng_6.1, whole genome shotgun sequence encodes the following:
- the LOC132650023 gene encoding mortality factor 4-like protein 2 isoform X1, yielding MSSRKQASETCGQQPAEEDNSEKPIGSNMQRHQMRGAASGKESAGSQEENVEPAVPGRWGGHPGENSPSGSVQKTRKNQQKTPGNGDGGSSSEMPQPPRKERARADATVESEAALKKNRVDVEVEVKIPEELKPWLVEDWDLVTRQKQLFQLPAKENVDAILEEYAKCTKSQPSADNKEYAVDEVVGGIKEYFNVMLGTQLLYEFERPQYAEILLAHPDAPVSHIYGAPHLLRLFVRIGAMLAYMPLDEKSLSLLLGYLHDFLKHLAKNSASLFTARDYQVASAEYHRKAL
- the LOC132650023 gene encoding mortality factor 4-like protein 2 isoform X2 — protein: MQRHQMRGAASGKESAGSQEENVEPKTRKNQQKTPGNGDGGSSSEMPQPPRKERARADATVESEAALKKNRVDVEVEVKIPEELKPWLVEDWDLVTRQKQLFQLPAKENVDAILEEYAKCTKSQPSADNKEYAVDEVVGGIKEYFNVMLGTQLLYEFERPQYAEILLAHPDAPVSHIYGAPHLLRLFVRIGAMLAYMPLDEKSLSLLLGYLHDFLKHLAKNSASLFTARDYQVASAEYHRKAL